The following coding sequences are from one Oryzisolibacter sp. LB2S window:
- the purH gene encoding bifunctional phosphoribosylaminoimidazolecarboxamide formyltransferase/IMP cyclohydrolase — protein MNALLSVSDKTGIVEFARALHALGIRLLSTGGTAQLLAKEGLPVTEVAEVTQFPEMLDGRVKTLHPKVHGGLLARRDLPAHMAALKEHGIDTIDLLVVNLYPFEATVAKAGCTLADAIENIDIGGPAMVRSAAKNWKDVGVVTSADQYEAVLAELKAQGKLSDKLRFALSVAAFNRIAQYDGAISDYLSSVNFEAEKLSESYVPERSQFPGQSNGHFIKVQDLRYGENSHQSAAWYRDLYPAPGSLATGVQLQGKELSYNNIADADAAWECVKSFKLPACVIVKHANPCGVAVGTSALEAYSKAFQTDPTSAFGGIIAFNRPVDGAAAQKVSQQFVEVLMAPDFTPEALEVFKAKANVRLMKIALPAGGDTAWKQGRNAIDAKRVGSGLLLQTADNHELQLPDVKVVTVKQPTQEEMQDLMFAWKVAKYVKSNAIVFCKGGMTMGVGAGQMSRLDSARIASIKAQAAGLSLQNTVVASDAFFPFRDGLDVVVDAGATCVAQPGGSMRDQEVIDAANERGVAMVFTGVRHFRH, from the coding sequence ATGAACGCACTTCTCTCCGTCTCCGACAAGACCGGCATTGTCGAATTTGCCCGCGCCCTGCATGCCCTGGGCATACGCCTGCTGTCCACGGGCGGCACGGCCCAGCTGCTGGCCAAGGAGGGTCTGCCCGTGACCGAGGTGGCCGAGGTCACGCAATTCCCCGAGATGCTCGACGGCCGCGTCAAGACCCTGCACCCCAAGGTGCATGGCGGCCTGCTGGCGCGCCGCGACCTGCCCGCGCACATGGCGGCCCTCAAGGAGCACGGCATCGACACCATCGACCTGCTGGTCGTGAACCTCTATCCGTTCGAGGCCACGGTGGCCAAGGCCGGCTGCACGCTGGCCGACGCGATTGAAAACATCGACATCGGCGGCCCGGCCATGGTGCGCAGCGCCGCCAAGAACTGGAAGGACGTGGGCGTGGTCACCAGCGCCGACCAGTACGAGGCCGTGCTCGCCGAACTGAAGGCCCAGGGCAAGCTCAGCGACAAGCTGCGCTTTGCGCTCTCGGTCGCGGCGTTCAACCGCATCGCCCAGTACGACGGCGCCATCAGCGACTACCTGTCCTCGGTCAACTTTGAGGCCGAGAAGCTGTCCGAGTCCTACGTGCCCGAGCGCAGCCAGTTCCCCGGCCAGAGCAACGGCCACTTCATCAAGGTGCAGGACCTGCGCTACGGCGAGAACAGCCACCAGAGCGCCGCCTGGTACCGCGACCTGTACCCCGCGCCCGGCTCGCTCGCCACCGGCGTGCAGCTGCAGGGCAAGGAGCTGTCCTACAACAACATCGCCGACGCCGACGCCGCCTGGGAATGCGTCAAGAGCTTCAAGCTGCCCGCCTGCGTCATCGTCAAGCACGCCAACCCCTGCGGCGTGGCCGTGGGCACGAGCGCGCTCGAGGCCTATTCCAAGGCCTTCCAGACCGACCCGACGAGCGCCTTCGGCGGCATCATTGCCTTCAACCGTCCGGTGGACGGCGCGGCCGCGCAGAAAGTCTCGCAGCAGTTCGTCGAGGTGCTGATGGCGCCCGACTTCACGCCCGAGGCCCTCGAGGTCTTCAAGGCCAAGGCCAACGTGCGCCTGATGAAGATCGCCCTGCCTGCTGGCGGCGACACGGCCTGGAAGCAGGGCCGCAACGCCATCGACGCCAAGCGCGTGGGCTCGGGCCTGCTGCTGCAGACGGCCGACAACCACGAGCTGCAGCTGCCCGACGTGAAGGTGGTCACCGTCAAGCAGCCCACGCAGGAGGAGATGCAGGATCTGATGTTCGCCTGGAAGGTGGCCAAGTACGTCAAGAGCAACGCCATCGTGTTCTGCAAGGGCGGCATGACCATGGGCGTGGGCGCGGGCCAGATGAGCCGCCTCGACTCGGCCCGCATCGCCAGCATCAAGGCCCAGGCCGCGGGTCTTTCCTTGCAGAACACCGTGGTGGCGAGCGACGCCTTCTTCCCGTTCCGCGACGGCCTGGACGTGGTGGTGGACGCGGGCGCGACCTGCGTGGCCCAGCCCGGCGGCTCCATGCGCGACCAGGAGGTGATTGACGCGGCCAACGAGCGCGGCGTGGCCATGGTGTTCACGGGCGTGCGCCACTTCCGCCACTGA
- the hemL gene encoding glutamate-1-semialdehyde 2,1-aminomutase — protein sequence MTHSTDRNQILFDRAKALIPGGVNSPVRAFRAVGGTPRFIARAQGAHIWDANGQRYIDYIGSWGPMILGHGHPAVLGAVQKAALDGFSFGAPTEREVELAEEIIRHVPSMEMVRLVSSGTEAGMSAIRLARGATGRSKIIKFNGCYHGHADSLLVKAGSGLATFGHATSAGVPPEVVQHTLVLEYNDVAQLEEAFTLHGKEVACVIMEPIAGNMNFVRASVPFMRRARELCSQHGALLIIDEVMTGFRVALGGAQSLYAQQIPGFKPDLTVLGKVIGGGMPLAAFGGPRAIMEQLAPLGPVYQAGTLSGNPVATACGLATLREISQPGFHDRLAARTRELTQGLAAAARAAGVDFCADSEGGMFGFFLLPSLPQNYPEVLQTEGARFNRLFHGLLDRGVYTAPALYEAGFVSAAHSVEDIAQTVDAAAQVFKSL from the coding sequence ATGACACACAGCACTGACCGCAACCAAATCCTGTTCGACCGCGCCAAGGCGCTGATTCCCGGCGGCGTGAACTCGCCCGTGCGCGCCTTTCGCGCCGTGGGCGGCACGCCGCGCTTCATCGCACGCGCCCAGGGCGCCCATATCTGGGACGCCAATGGCCAACGCTACATCGACTACATAGGCTCCTGGGGGCCGATGATCCTGGGCCACGGCCACCCGGCCGTGCTGGGCGCCGTGCAAAAGGCCGCGCTCGACGGCTTTTCCTTCGGCGCGCCGACCGAACGCGAGGTGGAGCTGGCCGAGGAGATCATCCGCCACGTACCCTCGATGGAGATGGTGCGCCTGGTGAGCTCGGGCACCGAGGCCGGCATGAGCGCCATTCGCCTGGCGCGCGGCGCCACCGGCCGCAGCAAGATCATCAAGTTCAACGGCTGCTACCACGGCCATGCCGACTCGCTCCTGGTCAAGGCCGGCTCGGGCCTGGCGACCTTCGGCCACGCCACCAGCGCGGGCGTGCCGCCCGAGGTCGTGCAGCACACCCTGGTGCTCGAATACAACGACGTGGCGCAGCTCGAAGAAGCCTTCACCCTGCACGGCAAGGAAGTGGCCTGCGTGATCATGGAGCCCATCGCCGGCAACATGAACTTTGTGCGTGCCAGCGTGCCCTTCATGCGCCGCGCACGCGAACTGTGCAGCCAGCATGGCGCGCTGCTCATCATCGACGAGGTCATGACCGGCTTTCGCGTCGCCCTGGGCGGCGCGCAAAGCCTGTACGCGCAGCAGATCCCGGGCTTCAAACCCGATCTGACGGTGCTGGGCAAGGTAATTGGCGGCGGCATGCCGCTCGCGGCCTTTGGCGGCCCGCGCGCCATCATGGAGCAGCTCGCGCCGCTGGGCCCGGTGTACCAGGCCGGCACGCTCAGCGGCAACCCGGTGGCCACGGCCTGCGGCCTGGCCACGCTGCGCGAGATCAGCCAGCCGGGCTTTCATGACCGGCTCGCGGCGCGCACGCGCGAGCTCACCCAGGGCCTGGCCGCCGCGGCCCGGGCCGCGGGCGTGGACTTCTGCGCCGACAGCGAGGGCGGCATGTTCGGCTTCTTCCTGCTGCCCAGCCTGCCGCAGAACTACCCCGAGGTGCTCCAGACCGAGGGCGCGCGCTTCAACCGACTGTTCCACGGCCTGCTCGATCGCGGCGTGTACACCGCGCCGGCGCTCTACGAGGCCGGGTTTGTCAGCGCCGCCCACAGCGTCGAGGACATCGCCCAGACCGTGGACGCGGCGGCGCAGGTGTTCAAATCACTATAA
- a CDS encoding bifunctional hydroxymethylpyrimidine kinase/phosphomethylpyrimidine kinase, whose amino-acid sequence MHSNPSSLPDNPDPTVDDDDQPPAICVLLFNANDPSGAGGLAADIAAVASVGGHALPVVTGIYTRDSVEIHDHFTLDDEVVADQTRAVLEDMTVQAIKVGFVGSPENLSAIAAVATDYPEIPVVAYMPDLSWWQDDLIDQYHDAFAELLLPQTSVLVGSHSTLWRWLLPDWSGQRPPSARDLAMALAETGVPYLLVTGIPAADQHIENTLTSAQAVLGSGRFERFEASFIGAGETVSATLTALVASGRDLGEATSEALTYLDGCLAHGFRPGMGHVIPDRMFWAEPDEEDNDDTLPPPTEGFDMPPHDTQH is encoded by the coding sequence ATGCATTCCAATCCCTCCTCCTTGCCGGACAACCCGGATCCGACCGTGGATGACGACGACCAGCCCCCCGCCATCTGCGTCCTGCTTTTCAATGCCAACGACCCCAGCGGGGCAGGCGGCCTGGCGGCGGACATCGCGGCCGTGGCGTCGGTGGGCGGGCATGCGCTGCCCGTGGTCACCGGCATCTACACCCGCGACAGTGTGGAGATCCATGACCACTTCACGCTCGACGATGAGGTCGTCGCCGACCAGACGCGCGCCGTGCTCGAGGACATGACCGTCCAGGCCATCAAGGTCGGCTTTGTGGGCAGCCCGGAAAACCTCAGCGCCATTGCCGCGGTTGCCACCGACTATCCCGAGATTCCGGTAGTCGCCTACATGCCCGACCTGTCCTGGTGGCAGGACGATCTCATAGACCAATACCACGACGCGTTTGCCGAACTGCTGCTGCCCCAGACCTCGGTACTCGTGGGCAGCCACAGCACCCTCTGGCGCTGGCTGCTGCCCGACTGGAGCGGCCAGCGCCCCCCTTCCGCGCGCGACCTGGCCATGGCGCTTGCGGAGACCGGCGTGCCCTACCTGCTCGTGACCGGCATACCCGCGGCCGACCAGCACATCGAGAACACCCTCACCTCGGCCCAGGCCGTGCTCGGCAGCGGCCGCTTCGAGCGTTTCGAGGCCTCGTTCATTGGCGCGGGCGAAACCGTATCGGCCACGCTGACCGCACTCGTGGCCAGCGGCCGTGACCTGGGCGAGGCCACGAGCGAGGCGCTGACCTACCTCGACGGCTGCCTCGCGCATGGCTTTCGCCCCGGCATGGGCCATGTGATTCCCGACCGCATGTTCTGGGCCGAGCCCGATGAGGAGGACAATGACGACACCCTCCCGCCCCCAACGGAGGGTTTTGACATGCCACCCCATGACACACAGCACTGA
- a CDS encoding response regulator → MTTNDPVFRVLVVDDSNTIRRSAEIFLKQGGHEVLLADDGFDALSKVNDYQPQLIFCDILMPKLDGYQTCAIIKRNARFAGTPVVMLSSKDGVFDKARGRMVGCQEYLTKPFTKDQLLQAVQQFGNTQ, encoded by the coding sequence ATGACGACAAATGATCCCGTATTCAGGGTACTCGTGGTGGATGACAGCAACACCATCAGGCGCAGTGCCGAAATCTTCCTGAAACAGGGAGGGCATGAGGTCTTGCTGGCCGACGATGGCTTTGATGCCCTGTCCAAGGTCAACGACTACCAGCCCCAGCTGATCTTCTGCGACATCCTGATGCCCAAGCTCGATGGCTATCAGACCTGCGCCATCATCAAACGCAATGCGCGCTTTGCCGGCACGCCGGTGGTGATGCTGTCGTCCAAGGACGGGGTGTTCGACAAGGCGCGCGGACGCATGGTGGGCTGTCAGGAATATCTCACCAAGCCGTTCACCAAGGATCAGTTGCTGCAGGCGGTGCAGCAATTCGGGAACACGCAATAA
- a CDS encoding response regulator, with protein sequence MPIRKVLVVDDSKTELMYLSDLLQKQGLQVRTAENGEEALRRLAEERPDLILMDVVMPGQNGFQLTRTITRDPQYADVPVIMCTSKNQETDRVWGMRQGARGYITKPVDPVELQAKIAALN encoded by the coding sequence ATGCCGATCCGCAAAGTGCTGGTCGTGGATGATTCCAAGACGGAGCTGATGTACCTGTCCGATCTGCTGCAGAAGCAGGGCCTGCAGGTGCGCACGGCCGAAAATGGCGAGGAGGCGCTGCGCCGGCTGGCCGAGGAGAGGCCGGACCTGATCCTCATGGATGTGGTCATGCCGGGGCAGAACGGGTTTCAGCTCACGCGCACCATCACGCGCGATCCGCAATACGCGGACGTGCCCGTCATCATGTGCACCAGCAAGAATCAGGAGACGGACCGCGTCTGGGGCATGCGCCAGGGCGCGCGTGGCTATATCACCAAGCCGGTCGATCCTGTGGAGTTGCAGGCCAAGATCGCCGCGTTGAACTGA
- a CDS encoding chemotaxis protein CheW produces the protein MAQREALKELQTRLAARLQEAKVQNQAVASWLAVQVGGQHFLMPLAQSGEIFPWAGVQTVPYTQPWFLGVANLRGTLTGVVDLGGLLGVARPRSEQALLESSLLTLNAALEVNAALLVDRLVGLRGAQMFVASESPGKDAPAYFGSTYLDAHGERWQELNLQALSQDSAFLGIGV, from the coding sequence ATGGCCCAACGCGAAGCCCTGAAGGAACTGCAGACCCGGCTTGCGGCCCGTCTGCAGGAAGCAAAGGTCCAGAACCAGGCCGTGGCCTCGTGGCTGGCGGTGCAGGTCGGCGGGCAGCATTTCCTGATGCCGCTGGCGCAGTCCGGCGAGATCTTTCCGTGGGCGGGGGTTCAGACCGTGCCCTATACCCAGCCCTGGTTCCTGGGGGTGGCCAATCTGCGCGGCACGCTCACGGGGGTGGTGGATCTCGGGGGGCTGCTCGGCGTGGCGCGCCCACGGTCGGAGCAGGCGCTGTTGGAGTCCAGCCTGCTGACGCTGAATGCGGCCCTGGAGGTCAATGCCGCACTGCTGGTCGATCGTCTGGTGGGCCTGCGCGGGGCCCAGATGTTCGTTGCCTCCGAGTCGCCCGGCAAGGACGCGCCGGCGTACTTTGGAAGCACTTATCTCGATGCACATGGTGAGCGCTGGCAGGAGCTGAACCTGCAGGCTCTGTCGCAGGACTCTGCGTTTCTGGGCATCGGTGTTTGA
- a CDS encoding methyl-accepting chemotaxis protein, with translation MSVVNTLGKLFQPKPAERDIELSPSEVAPDSISPGMLSQGYQADGLDSVLGSYGPASQQGGPGAADAERVTLPLLGTAPAAVHQRRLFIMVAVGLVVLALLTGWALQQSRRTALQLTATGQSLMQSQRLAKSVTQALSGQPQAFAEVKESADVLGRNLRALGAGDSALGVQALGESFQREIDAMTPLVERAERSAGVIMGQQKILTDAGKALRTINQQSHALLEIAETVSSLKVERNASAADISAAGQLVMLTQRIGKSANEFLAVDAVSPEAVFLLGKDLNSFRDIAQGLLAGSRDVQVREQLQALIGLYDETRTHAAAILGNLQALVSARQAQAAIVADSEPLRRELEGLQSRLSAQSGMGAGQIAALAVTSVFVLLCGLGISRIQLLDSRSRQAVAEALQRDAKRQEQEAKRVNDANQAAILRLMNELQSVAEGDLTQEATVTEDITGAIADSVNYTVEELRLLVGSVQTTAARVAQTTEQVDTTSTELLAASTEQLREIRDTSRSVLDMAERINNVSSQAQESAAVARQSLQAADQGLQAVQNAIGGMNAIRDQIQDTSKRIKRLGESSQEIGEITELISDITEQTNVLALNAAIQAASAGEAGRGFSVVAEEVQRLAERSADATRQISALVKAIQTDTQDAVAAMERSTQGVVEGARLSDGAGAALTEIDRVSRRLAELIEQISASTSREAGLANGVADSIQHIFAVTEQTEEGTRTTAQQVRELSYVAEELRQSVARFKIA, from the coding sequence ATGTCCGTCGTGAATACATTGGGAAAACTGTTTCAGCCCAAGCCCGCCGAGCGGGATATCGAGTTGAGCCCGTCGGAAGTGGCGCCCGATTCCATCTCACCCGGCATGCTGTCCCAGGGCTATCAGGCCGATGGCCTGGACAGTGTTCTGGGGAGCTATGGCCCGGCGTCCCAGCAAGGTGGCCCAGGCGCGGCGGATGCCGAACGGGTGACGTTGCCCCTGCTTGGCACGGCCCCTGCTGCCGTCCATCAGCGCCGCCTGTTCATCATGGTGGCCGTTGGCCTGGTGGTGCTGGCGCTGTTGACCGGCTGGGCACTCCAGCAATCGAGGCGCACGGCGCTGCAGCTGACTGCCACGGGGCAGTCGCTGATGCAGTCGCAGCGACTCGCCAAGTCGGTCACGCAGGCCTTGTCCGGACAGCCGCAGGCGTTTGCGGAGGTCAAGGAGAGTGCCGACGTGCTGGGGCGCAATCTGCGCGCGCTCGGCGCGGGCGATTCCGCCCTCGGCGTGCAGGCACTGGGCGAATCGTTCCAGCGTGAGATCGACGCCATGACGCCTCTCGTGGAGCGGGCCGAGCGCAGCGCCGGCGTCATCATGGGTCAGCAGAAGATACTGACGGATGCCGGCAAGGCCTTGCGCACCATCAACCAGCAATCGCACGCCCTGCTGGAGATCGCCGAGACCGTGTCCTCGCTGAAAGTGGAGCGTAACGCGTCAGCCGCGGACATTTCGGCCGCCGGTCAGCTGGTCATGCTGACGCAGCGCATCGGCAAGTCCGCCAACGAGTTTCTGGCCGTCGACGCCGTGAGCCCGGAGGCGGTGTTCCTGCTGGGCAAGGACCTGAACTCGTTCCGGGACATTGCACAAGGCCTCTTGGCTGGCAGTCGCGACGTGCAGGTGCGAGAGCAGCTGCAGGCCTTGATCGGCCTCTATGACGAGACGCGCACGCATGCCGCCGCCATTCTCGGCAACCTGCAGGCGCTGGTGTCGGCAAGGCAGGCCCAGGCCGCCATCGTCGCCGACAGCGAACCGCTGCGCCGTGAGCTCGAGGGTCTGCAGAGCCGGCTTTCCGCGCAGTCCGGTATGGGGGCGGGGCAGATTGCGGCGCTCGCTGTGACGAGTGTTTTCGTGCTGCTCTGTGGCCTGGGCATCTCCCGCATCCAGTTGCTCGACAGCCGCAGTCGCCAGGCCGTTGCCGAGGCGCTGCAGCGTGATGCCAAGCGCCAGGAGCAGGAGGCCAAGCGTGTCAATGACGCCAACCAGGCCGCCATCCTGCGGCTCATGAACGAACTGCAGTCGGTCGCCGAGGGTGATCTGACCCAGGAGGCGACGGTGACCGAGGACATCACCGGCGCCATTGCCGACTCGGTGAACTACACGGTCGAGGAGCTGCGCCTGCTGGTCGGCAGTGTGCAGACCACGGCGGCGCGCGTGGCGCAGACGACCGAGCAGGTGGATACCACCTCCACCGAGCTGCTGGCCGCCTCCACGGAGCAGCTGCGCGAGATTCGCGACACCAGCCGCTCCGTGCTGGACATGGCCGAGCGCATCAACAACGTCTCGTCCCAGGCGCAGGAGTCGGCCGCTGTGGCGCGCCAGTCGCTGCAGGCCGCCGACCAGGGTCTGCAGGCCGTGCAGAACGCCATTGGCGGCATGAATGCCATTCGTGACCAGATCCAGGACACCTCCAAGCGCATCAAGCGCCTGGGTGAGTCGTCGCAGGAAATCGGCGAGATCACCGAGCTGATTTCCGACATTACCGAACAGACCAACGTGCTCGCGCTCAATGCCGCCATCCAGGCCGCATCGGCGGGCGAGGCGGGGCGAGGCTTCTCGGTCGTGGCCGAGGAAGTGCAGCGCCTGGCCGAGCGCTCGGCCGATGCCACGCGCCAGATCTCGGCGCTCGTGAAGGCGATCCAGACCGACACCCAGGATGCGGTCGCTGCCATGGAGCGTTCCACGCAGGGTGTGGTCGAGGGGGCACGTCTGTCCGATGGTGCCGGTGCCGCGCTGACGGAGATCGATCGCGTGTCGCGCCGCCTGGCCGAGCTCATCGAGCAGATCTCGGCCTCCACCTCGCGCGAGGCGGGGCTTGCCAACGGCGTCGCCGACAGCATCCAGCACATCTTTGCGGTGACGGAGCAGACAGAGGAGGGCACGCGCACCACGGCGCAACAGGTGCGCGAGCTGTCCTATGTGGCCGAGGAACTGCGCCAGTCGGTGGCCCGTTTCAAGATTGCCTGA